The Thalassotalea piscium sequence CCCATTGTGAAATGTAAGCGCCAAAAAATATCTTCAGGGCTCAGCTCCGGATAAGCTTTCTGTACAGCAACAACAAAATTACTTATTACACCTGGGTATTGAGTAGTAAAAAACCAGCGTAAAAAACCTTGGCTGTCTGTATAACCTCTTCCTAATAATTGTAAAAAATTACTCGTACCATTTTGTCTATAGACATTTAGCGACAATAACGGTTCAATAAATGCGGAAAAGACTTCAATTAAAGTAGGTTGCTCTGGGTGTTGACAAATGTCTTCCAAAGCCGCAACTAAATTAGGCGCTAATTCATCCATATAGCGTGACATAACTGACTTAATAAGCTCTTTCTTGGAACCAAAATGATAATTAACCGCGGCTAAGTTTACTTCAGCTAAACTTGTAATTTCCCTTAAAGAAGTTCCATTAAAGCCTTTATCAGCAAACAAACTTTCTGCAGCATCTAATATTTTATTTTTTGTGCTCATTTACTACGCCAAATTATTGTATTTTAGTTTCATTTTCAATGTCAGTTTAAACAAGCGTTTTAAAACATGCAATAACCTTTTCTATCGCACGGTTAACAATTGCTTGGAGCGTTTAAATTAAACTAATTTCTTAAGTATACTAATGCCTTATAAAGTTTTACATTTTTAGTGCAGATATTCATTTAATAATAGGCTAATATTTATGCAACTCATTTATGAAATACTCGCTGTAAAGAGTATCTCTTGAACGAGTTTCCTACGTTTCATGAACACGAGCCCAGCAAATACTTGCTGGGCTTTTTATTTTTAGTTTTATTGTTCATTCTTCTCAATACTCCCCTTGTCTGTATTTTTCATTTGCTTATACTACTAGTGGTCAATCAACAGGATTAAAATAACTAACATGAAGAAATCACTTAAATATTCAAGCATTGCTATATGCTTAATGGCCGCACTAAGCGCTTGCCAAGACAATAAATCAACAACAGTACAACCTGAGTCAATGAATGCTCAAGCTAGCAAACAGTTAACAGCACAAGATGCTGAAAAGTTTTTAGCTGATGTAGAAAAAGAAACGATAGCACTTAACTTAGAAGGTGCTCGTGCCGCATGGATTAATGCAAACTTCATTACAGATGACACTGATTCGCTTGCAGCAGAAGCAAATCAGAAATCAACCGAAGCTGGTGTTAGGTTTGCCATGGAAGCTGCAAAGTTTGATGATGTAAAAGTTTCGGCTGATCAACGTCGCAAACTTAACATTCTAAAACAAAGTTTAGTAATGCCAGCTCCGCAAGATCCTGCTAAATCGGCTGAATTAGCACAAATAGGCTCTGAACTAAACAGTATGTACGGTAAAGGTACATATACTAATAAAGCAGGTAAGAAGCTTAGCTTGGGCGACATGACCTCGACAATGGCAACGTCTCGTAATTACGATGAACTGCTTGAGTTATGGGAAGGTTGGCGTCAAGTAAGCCCTCCAATGAAGTCTTCTTTTGTTCGTCAATCAGAACTAGCGAATGAAGGTGCAAAAGGTTTAGGTTATGACGACTTAGGTGTTATGTGGCGCTCAAATTATGATATGTCGCCAAACGAATTTGCAACCGAACTCGATCGTTTATGGGGACAAGTTAAGCCACTATATGACGACTTACATTGTTATGTTCGCTCAGAGTTAGGTAAAAAATATGGCGAAGATAAAGTTCCACAAGACCAGCCAATTCCTGCACATTTATTGGGTAATATGTGGGCGCAGAGCTGGGGCAATATCTACGACTTAGTAGCACCTCAAGATGCTGATCCTGGTTACGATGTAACCAAACAGCTAGCTAAGCATGGTTACGACGAAATGCAAATGGTGAAAGGTGCGGAAAACTTTTTTACCTCATTAGGTTTTGCCCCTTTGCCAGAAACATTTTGGAAGCGTTCGTTATTCACTAAACCAGCTGACCGTGACGTTGTTTGTCATGCTTCAGCTTGGGATTTAGACGCTAAAGATGATATTCGTATTAAAATGTGTATCCAAAAAACGGGTGAAGACTTTAACGTAATCCATCATGAATTAGGCCACAACTTTTACCAACGAGCTTATCAAAATCAGCCTGTATATTATCAAGGTAGTGCCAACGATGGCTTCCATGAAGCAATTGGTGACACCATTGCCCTTTCTGTAACACCGAAGTATTTAAAAGAAATTGGGTTAATAGATGCTATTCCTGATGAATCAAAAGATATTGGTTTATTATTAAAAATGGCATTAGACAAGGTTGCGTTTATTCCGTTTGGTTTGCTAGTTGACCAATGGCGCTGGAAAGTTTATTCAGGTGAAGTTACACCAGAAAATTACAATACTGCATGGTGGGAATTACGAGAGAAATACCAAGGCGTTGGCGCTCCAGTAGAACGTGCTACCGATGCATTTGATCCTGGCGCAAAATATCACGTCCCAGGTGGTGTTCCATACTCTCGCTATTTCTTAGCGCATATACAACAATTTGAATTTCACAAAGCGCTTTGTGATATTTCAGGAAATACTGACCCCATTCATCGCTGCTCTATTTATAACAGTAAAGAAGCGGGTAAAGCACTTAATACCGTGCTTGAAATGGGCTCAAGTCAACCATGGCAAGAAGCTTATAAAGTGTTAACTGGTAGTGAACAAATGGATGCAACAGCCATTTTAGATTACTTCGCACCATTGCATACTTGGTTAAAAGATAAAAATAAAGGTAAACAGTGCGGTTTTTAGCCTCGATAAATAAACTACCATTAAAGTAGTGGTTTATATTTTCTGCGCTATTAATTCAAACGGCCATTTGTATTATTACATTTGGCCTTTTTTTAAATGTATTATTACGGTGTGAGAGCTTTTAGGTACAAGTTTTGTACTAATAAAACGTAATTATTTAAACATAGTTATAATAAAGCGAACTTTTTAATTAATAGCATAATAAATGTAAAGTGCGTTTTAGTTTATTTCCCATTACAATAAGCCCTTTCAAAATGACTTTACCAAGCCAATACTTCACGCTTCGAGCAAAACAATTTGACCAAACTTAAATATATTTCTTCTTATTCGACAGAAGTTCAAAATCAAGTAGAGTTAATGTTAGCTAACAATTCACTAGGCAAATACCTACTTTCAAAGTATCCCAAATCGCATGATGTCGTTAATGACAAAGCATTAAGAGTATTTGTAATGCGCCTAAAAAATCAACATTTAAAAAAGGCCGCACCGCTGAGTAAAGTGCAGTTTGATGACAAAATACATGTGATTAACAACGCTTTAGGATTACATAGTGTCGTTTCAAGAGTACAAGGCAATAAATTAAAACGAAAGAATGAAATACGTATCGCCACTGTTTTTAAGTCTGCACCCGAAGAATTTCTAGAGATGATAGTGGTTCATGAACTCGCCCATTTAAAGGAAAAAGAACACAACAAAGCATTCTATCAATTGTGCCAACATATGCTGCCAAGCTACCATCAAATAGAGCTAGATCTCAGGCTTTATTTAACCCAGATAGATAACATTGGTCAAATATATACTTAATACCAATCTCACTAATTATGTGATCATTTCTACTGGTTAAAACAATCAACTACTGCGTTATTTATTTTATAATTAGAACAACTAGTTATGAAAATAAATGCCTTGTATTTGACTGTTTTCACTGCGTATAAAATAGATCACTTAATTAATGAAACTGGTATAATACACACACTTAACTTAGGTGATATTCATATAAACTTATATGCTTATATGCTTATATGCTTATATGCTAATTATTTTGTGCTCTTCACATACATTATCGCTTTCTAAGCTTACTTACCCTTTAACTGTAATTTATTTAATGCAAAAAAAATCGAACAGGTAATGTACGTATACAATAACTATTCGATTTTATTATTTTAATTAAACTGTTATTAAACCATATTAAAGCTTAACCAGTCTTAAGGTAAGGTAATACTAACGGTTGTTCCTTTACCCTCTTTACTGTCAATTTTAATATCGCCAGCAAGTTTTTTCTTAACTAATTCGAAGGTAGTGCTCATACCAACACCTATGTACCCTCTGTCACTTCGCGTAGTAAAAAATGGCGTAAACACTTGTTCTAATGTTGCCTTATTCATTCCTTTACCATCATCTGAATAAGTAATTTTAGTACTGTTATTAGCGCCCTTCTCAACGTTTAACGATATTTTTCCGTTACCGTTATTGTCAAAACCATGCTTAAGTGAATTGTTAATTAAATTAAGTAATACTAAAGCAATATAGCTAGGTATCGACTTGATGGTTAACGAACTTTCACCAGAGTAATTATAGTTAATATTACTTTGATTAAATTCAAAATCATAAAGCATCATCATTTTGTTCATATAAGCAATTAAATCAAAGCTCTGAATTTCAGTATCATCTTGATCTGCTGCAATTAGATTAAAGTTATCTAATAGTGATACAACAGGCTTAAGTGTTGCAGCATTCTTAGTGTCACCATTTGATTCTAATTGTTCTAGTAAATCTGCCAACGACAAACCAACAGCATAGGTTATATCCGTAGCTATATAACCTAAAGCAGCAATATTTTCAGATCTAATTAATTGCTTCTCTCTAATAGGTAACAAGCTATTTTTTTCATTTACTGGTGCAGGGCGTGTTGAAGCTAACGCTGAGCTCTTCGCTTTTTTCCACATCAAAAATGCAACCGCTAAGGCAATTATAGCGATTAAAACAAACACATAAAATAGTATTTCAAAACTCGACGATGACTCTTTTTCTTTACTGATTTTAGCGAGTTTAGCGAGTTTAGCAGTTGCATTATTTGCAATGTCTTTCTGTTTTTTCAGACTCTCAGTTAATTCTGCTATCGCCTTTTCTTGCGCAATCGCATTTTCATTTAGAGCTTGTAAGTTTTCATTAGGCGTTTCGGCGTTATCTTCAACAACCAAGCTTTTATTTTCTTGCAGTGCTTTTAATTGTTCTTCTAAGCTTTGAAGTTGTGCATCTTTAGCACCGATCTCTTGACTCAATTTAGTCATTTGATCTTGAGCACTATTTAAACGCTCAGTTGACGCCTTTAAGTCTGCATTATATTTTTCGGTACTTTCTTGACTCTCGTTTAACTTTTCATTCAATTTATTTAACGAAGCTTCTTGTTTTACTAACCTATTTTCAAGGGCTTTTTTCTCTTCTTTAAATTTATTTTCAAGTGCTAACAATTCATTTTCTTGCTTTAGCTGTAAAGCATAAGTTGGACCTATCGATAATATAGAGTCATTATTTGAATCATCTACAAAATAAGATAAATCAGGCACAACTAACCCCGCTTTATCAATATTAATATCATTTATCTTAAACGTAATGTTCGATTTCGCTTCATCAGAAGAGATATCAATCATCGTTTTATTAAGGTCATTATTGTTTTCAGTGATCATTAACGTGGGCGTACCACTCACTGCTTTATCGGCTGAAGTTAACACATTTCTTTTATTTGATGATACGTATAATATATGAACATTTTTAACTTCATTAAATGTTGTTATCAAGCGTACTGAAATATCTTTATTGTTAACGCCTTTATTTTTAAAGTAGCTTTTAAAGAACTCATATCTTTCGGTATCTTCGTAGACACCAATTACAAACTCAGAACCTATTGCGCTTTCTGGCCAGTTAACAAACTTAGCAAACTTGCTTACTAACGTAGCTTTTTCTTGTTCAAGTGCTGAGTTTTGAGCCCAAGCCTGTCCCCCTATAACAAGAGCCACACTAACAACTGATAACCATAGTTTTAATTTTAATCGTGAAAGTCTTGCTACCATAAGATACCTACAAAAAATTATTAATATTTTTACATTCTACGTTTAATTTCTTTCAGATCAATAGTGTTTTTAATAAGTTAACTAAAACCACTAGATTACATACTGTCAACAATCGCAGCTAAGTTATATTTGGCACCATAGAGAGGTTAGAAAAAAAAGATAAACTAAATAGCTTAACTAACCTCAACTCGGAATAATAAATAGCGCTTCAGCAGCTATTTTTTCCTTACATCTGTGTTAAATTCATAAACAATAGAATAGCTATTCTTAATGAATTTTCCTTGAATTAAGAAAAACTATCAAGCTAGTGAGTTGCTACAACCACAAGTCTAACAATTTCAGGGCATTAACTTATCTCTTAACCCTAGCTAAGGTTAACTGTATTTTAAGGTAATATTTTGCAGTGATGTTATGTATCAATTAAAGAGCATTGGCTATTATCTGAGGGTTAAAAATACACAGCCCAACGTGATTTATGTTGGGCTGAGAGAGTAAACATGTTCAATTGTTAAATAAACAATAACAAAAGTTAAAATTAATCTTCTACGCGAACTCCCCAAACATCATGTTCATCAGCATGAATAATTTGAACCCATATTTGATCGCCAGGCTTAACATCAAATTCATCAGTTAAGTAAACTTTTCCGTCAACTTCAGGTGCATCCATATAAGAGCGCCCTACCGCACCAAGCTCGGTTATTTCATCAATTAAAATTAAATACTCTTGGCCAATACGTGCTTGTAATTTTTCTGCACTAATTCTCGCTTGTACTTCCATAAACCGTTGTAATCTATCTTCCATTACTTCTTCTGAAACATGATCAGGTAACGCATTTGCCGTTGCACCTTCAACGGGTGAGTATTTAAAACAACCAACACGGTCTAATTGCGCTTCTTCTAAAAAGTCTAAAAGTTCTTCAAACTCTTCTTCTGTTTCCCCCGGAAACCCAACAATAAAGGTTGAACGAATAACTAATTCAGGACAAATTTCACGCCATTTAGCAATACGCTCTAATACGCGGTCTGAGCTACCAGGGCGTTTCATTAATTTTAAAATACGTTTGTTAGCATGCTGAAATGGAATATCTAAATAAGGAAGAATTTTGCCATCGCGCATTAACGGAATAATATGGTCAACATGCGGATAAGGATAAACATAATGTAGACGTATCCAAACACCTTGCTTCGCTAGCTGTTCACATAGCTGCTGCATGTGTGTTTTAACGGGCATGCCATCCCAAAAGTCGGTTTTATGCTTAACATCAACACCATAAGCAGAGGTGTCTTGAGAAATAACTAATAATTCTTTAACGCCCGACTTTACTAAGCGTTGCGCTTCACCTAATACATCACCCACTGGGCGTGAGTCTAAATCGCCACGCATTGACGGAATAATGCAAAAAGTACAACGATGATTACAACCTTCCGATATTTTTAAATAAGCATAATGCTTAGGTGTTAACTTAACCCCTTGTGGTGGCACTAAATCGATAAACGGATTATGTACAGGCTTTGCAACATGCTCATGCACTTGCGCTAATACTTCATCGTATGCATGTGGTCCAGTTACGCCTAAAACGTTGGGATGAAGCTCAATAATTTCATCTTTCTTTACGCCTAAGCAACCCGTAACTAACACCTTGCCATTTTCAGCAAGTGCTTCTCCAATAGTATCTAACGACTCTTGTACTGCCGAATCAATAAAGCCACAAGTATTAACTATAACTAACTCTGCATCGTTGTAGCTATTTGTTACATCGTAGCCTTCAGTGCGAAGTTGGGTAAGAATCCTCTCAGAGTCAACTAAGTTCTTTGGACAGCCGAGACTCAGAAAGCCTATCTTTGCAGTGCGTTCTACACTTTGATTAGCGTTAGCTAATTGCTCTGAACGCTGACTTTGCTCTTCGATCATTTTAGAGGGAATGTCTAACGTGGTTGTTTGGCTTTGTGCTGAATTAATTGTACTTGGGTCGAATTGTTCTACGGTCATAGTGTGCTCTGTGCTTTAACTGGCTTAAACCATTAGGTTAAAGCGTTATAAAAAGTGGTTTTAATGCCTTTATTGCAAACTCAGGCTTTACTTGGAATAAGCGCTAAGGCGATTGTTTAATGCGTGGGATTATACAGGAATGTTGGGAAAGGATGAATAAATGTTTTTGACGTTGTTGTTGATGCTGAAACAAGTACAAATCGTTAAAAATGTAAGTTTCTTATAAAAAACTATTAAAACTGTAAAGTGTCCTGTTATTTTACACTTTCCAATCTAACCATCACCAAATAACGACTAAACCAATGAAAAATAAACAATAAAACAAACTAGTACAGTTTGTGCTTTTATTTGGTAATGATGAAAAATGCCTTTCTATTCCCAGGAATGTATTATTAAGGAAATGTTATGAATTTAAAAATGTTAAAAGCTGCTATTGCAGGTCTAGTTTTATCTGTTAGCGGTTTTGCTAATGCTGGTTTAATAACTGAAACAACAGAACAAACAATTGATTATCAAGACTTTAGCTTCAATTGGGGAGTCTCAGATTGGCTTGCTAATACTGACGCTACTTTAACAATTGAAGTACAGGCGGATCTAGGTTACTCAGATCCATCTGCGGGTGAAAACTTTGATATTATACTAGAAAGCATTAATTTAGGTACCCATGGCTTGTTTGAATCAGGGCTAAATGGTTGGACAAACCTAAGTGCTACTTCAGGCATTAATGCTTGGCATGTTGCAAGAGATTTTAACTTAACAAGTTCACAGATGGCATTGTTATTGAGTGATAATTTATTTCAGCTAGATATTAATTTTAACCAAGGCGTTGATACATTTTATGGCAAATTAAATAACATTAGCCCATTTGTAAAAGTTAGTTTAGATTACGCTTCTACCAGTGTACCAGAGCCTTCTACACTTGTTATCTTCGCCTTAGGCATGATGGGGTTAGCATCAAGAAGATTTAAGAAACAGTAATTCTCTATTAAATGTTAAACGAAGCACCATTCATTGGTGCTTTTTTTGTCTGCATTTCATCATTCAAAAAACTAACTAGGTTGCCCAAACCACCAGCCCAACAGTAACGATACTATAAATATCATTGCATAATTACAGTATTTTGCTCACAATCACCACAATTGAGCGTGTAACTTTCTTTCTTTTTGGATACTTTTGTATTTTTACTACTACAACTAACACAAGGTGTTTTCATTGCGGTATTCGTTTCACACTTATTGCACTTAATAAAGTAGCCATAACGACCGTATTGCGCAGAGTAATCTGATTTTTCACCACACGATTTACATTGCAAAATTGAATCAGCAATAGATTCAACCTTCTTAACAGGCGTATTTACTACTTCTTGTTGCACTACTTTTTCAACGGTTTTGCTACCGCCTAATTGATCCATTAAAAATGCCGTTATCGATTTTAATTCTTCGTCATTAAAGCCAGGTCGCGTATCGAAAGGATTAAGCTTTGTGATGGCATAAGTTTTCAACTTCATTATTTCGTTGAGCTTGTCGACTAAAAACTCAGTTTTAACAAGCTGCTTTGATACATCATTAGGCATTGAATCACGGTCGATGATTGCATTACTTGATACAGCACAAACGTTATGCCAACAAAGCATTCCAAATGATTGCTGTTTAATACCGAGTAACTTACCTAAAATACTTTCTCGATTAGCATGTAACATTTCTCGCAGTAGCATTTGTTGTAATTCAACCTGCTTAATTGGCGAAGCCATTCCAGACCATTTACTGTTCAAGCTCCGAGTCCACTCACCTAAATCATTAACCTTTACTTCACCTGTTATGCTTTTAGATTCAATTAACACAAAGCCAAATGGATAAACAATTAAATGGTCTATCTGGGCTGTTTCATCATTGTGAGTAAACTTGAAGTCATTGATTACATAAACCTGCTGATGGTCTTTGAAGGTACGTCTTAAAAAGAAAGCTACATCTTGCTCTTGTCTTTGTCCTGCTTTCGCTGTTGGAGACACAGTATTTTGAAGTTTTTTATCTTTAAGAATCATCTGCTCGCATCCATAACTATAATACCTTTACAGTTATTCACCTTTATTCATCCAATGATTGAGCTTTTCGAGCACACTATCTGGCTCTATTGGTTTACTTAAGTAGTCATCCATACCTGCTGCAATGCATTTTTCTTTATCCCCTTGCATCGCATTGGCAGTCATAGCAATAATTGGTATTGAGATATAACCTGTACCTGCATCCCCCGCTCTTATTCTTCGAGTCGTTTCGTATCCATCCATTTCTGGCATTTGGCAATCCATAATTATTATAGTAAATGGGGTGGCTTGCGAAGCTTCTTTCATTATGCTGATTGCTTCTACTCCATTAGATGCAATTGTTGCGATTAATCCAATATTTTTTAACACACTCAACGCTACCATTTGGTTTATACGATTATCTTCTACAAGTAATACACGCACATTTTTATCCCAATGTTGTTTTACTGAACTTAAATTAGCACTTTTACCCGGTGGTTGTTTCAGCGTTTCTGCATGAATAGTGATATCTTTTTTCGTCGCTAATTGTAGTGAGTAAAATAACTCAGCAGTGGTTGCTGGCTTTGGAAAGTAACCGTTGATCCCTTTTTCAGCAAATTCTGTAGTCTGTGGGTTTTCACCTATTGGTGACATCAAAACCAACTTTATTTGGTCATACTTCGCATTTGTTCGAATGTAATTAACAAAAACATTACTATTTTTGCTTGGCAAGCCTGTATCTATTAGTATTAAATCAAACAGGTTATCGTGTCCAGACGATAAGCGTTGCTCACAATGTAATAAAGCATCTTTAATATTGGTTACAACTGTGGCCTTAATGCTCCAATGTGTTAATTGTTTGTATAATACCTCACCACTTGTCTTATTATTAGCAATTACTAACACTTTAATATTTATGGTATTTT is a genomic window containing:
- a CDS encoding TetR/AcrR family transcriptional regulator, translating into MSTKNKILDAAESLFADKGFNGTSLREITSLAEVNLAAVNYHFGSKKELIKSVMSRYMDELAPNLVAALEDICQHPEQPTLIEVFSAFIEPLLSLNVYRQNGTSNFLQLLGRGYTDSQGFLRWFFTTQYPGVISNFVVAVQKAYPELSPEDIFWRLHFTMGTVVFTMSSSDALMDIAKNDFNKTLTIADVIKQVIPYVAAGVAAPINQ
- a CDS encoding PEP-CTERM sorting domain-containing protein, whose translation is MNLKMLKAAIAGLVLSVSGFANAGLITETTEQTIDYQDFSFNWGVSDWLANTDATLTIEVQADLGYSDPSAGENFDIILESINLGTHGLFESGLNGWTNLSATSGINAWHVARDFNLTSSQMALLLSDNLFQLDINFNQGVDTFYGKLNNISPFVKVSLDYASTSVPEPSTLVIFALGMMGLASRRFKKQ
- the rimO gene encoding 30S ribosomal protein S12 methylthiotransferase RimO, giving the protein MTVEQFDPSTINSAQSQTTTLDIPSKMIEEQSQRSEQLANANQSVERTAKIGFLSLGCPKNLVDSERILTQLRTEGYDVTNSYNDAELVIVNTCGFIDSAVQESLDTIGEALAENGKVLVTGCLGVKKDEIIELHPNVLGVTGPHAYDEVLAQVHEHVAKPVHNPFIDLVPPQGVKLTPKHYAYLKISEGCNHRCTFCIIPSMRGDLDSRPVGDVLGEAQRLVKSGVKELLVISQDTSAYGVDVKHKTDFWDGMPVKTHMQQLCEQLAKQGVWIRLHYVYPYPHVDHIIPLMRDGKILPYLDIPFQHANKRILKLMKRPGSSDRVLERIAKWREICPELVIRSTFIVGFPGETEEEFEELLDFLEEAQLDRVGCFKYSPVEGATANALPDHVSEEVMEDRLQRFMEVQARISAEKLQARIGQEYLILIDEITELGAVGRSYMDAPEVDGKVYLTDEFDVKPGDQIWVQIIHADEHDVWGVRVED
- a CDS encoding YfiR/HmsC family protein produces the protein MVARLSRLKLKLWLSVVSVALVIGGQAWAQNSALEQEKATLVSKFAKFVNWPESAIGSEFVIGVYEDTERYEFFKSYFKNKGVNNKDISVRLITTFNEVKNVHILYVSSNKRNVLTSADKAVSGTPTLMITENNNDLNKTMIDISSDEAKSNITFKINDINIDKAGLVVPDLSYFVDDSNNDSILSIGPTYALQLKQENELLALENKFKEEKKALENRLVKQEASLNKLNEKLNESQESTEKYNADLKASTERLNSAQDQMTKLSQEIGAKDAQLQSLEEQLKALQENKSLVVEDNAETPNENLQALNENAIAQEKAIAELTESLKKQKDIANNATAKLAKLAKISKEKESSSSFEILFYVFVLIAIIALAVAFLMWKKAKSSALASTRPAPVNEKNSLLPIREKQLIRSENIAALGYIATDITYAVGLSLADLLEQLESNGDTKNAATLKPVVSLLDNFNLIAADQDDTEIQSFDLIAYMNKMMMLYDFEFNQSNINYNYSGESSLTIKSIPSYIALVLLNLINNSLKHGFDNNGNGKISLNVEKGANNSTKITYSDDGKGMNKATLEQVFTPFFTTRSDRGYIGVGMSTTFELVKKKLAGDIKIDSKEGKGTTVSITLP
- a CDS encoding M2 family metallopeptidase; its protein translation is MKKSLKYSSIAICLMAALSACQDNKSTTVQPESMNAQASKQLTAQDAEKFLADVEKETIALNLEGARAAWINANFITDDTDSLAAEANQKSTEAGVRFAMEAAKFDDVKVSADQRRKLNILKQSLVMPAPQDPAKSAELAQIGSELNSMYGKGTYTNKAGKKLSLGDMTSTMATSRNYDELLELWEGWRQVSPPMKSSFVRQSELANEGAKGLGYDDLGVMWRSNYDMSPNEFATELDRLWGQVKPLYDDLHCYVRSELGKKYGEDKVPQDQPIPAHLLGNMWAQSWGNIYDLVAPQDADPGYDVTKQLAKHGYDEMQMVKGAENFFTSLGFAPLPETFWKRSLFTKPADRDVVCHASAWDLDAKDDIRIKMCIQKTGEDFNVIHHELGHNFYQRAYQNQPVYYQGSANDGFHEAIGDTIALSVTPKYLKEIGLIDAIPDESKDIGLLLKMALDKVAFIPFGLLVDQWRWKVYSGEVTPENYNTAWWELREKYQGVGAPVERATDAFDPGAKYHVPGGVPYSRYFLAHIQQFEFHKALCDISGNTDPIHRCSIYNSKEAGKALNTVLEMGSSQPWQEAYKVLTGSEQMDATAILDYFAPLHTWLKDKNKGKQCGF
- a CDS encoding nuclease-related domain-containing protein; this encodes MILKDKKLQNTVSPTAKAGQRQEQDVAFFLRRTFKDHQQVYVINDFKFTHNDETAQIDHLIVYPFGFVLIESKSITGEVKVNDLGEWTRSLNSKWSGMASPIKQVELQQMLLREMLHANRESILGKLLGIKQQSFGMLCWHNVCAVSSNAIIDRDSMPNDVSKQLVKTEFLVDKLNEIMKLKTYAITKLNPFDTRPGFNDEELKSITAFLMDQLGGSKTVEKVVQQEVVNTPVKKVESIADSILQCKSCGEKSDYSAQYGRYGYFIKCNKCETNTAMKTPCVSCSSKNTKVSKKKESYTLNCGDCEQNTVIMQ
- a CDS encoding M48 metallopeptidase family protein, which codes for MTKLKYISSYSTEVQNQVELMLANNSLGKYLLSKYPKSHDVVNDKALRVFVMRLKNQHLKKAAPLSKVQFDDKIHVINNALGLHSVVSRVQGNKLKRKNEIRIATVFKSAPEEFLEMIVVHELAHLKEKEHNKAFYQLCQHMLPSYHQIELDLRLYLTQIDNIGQIYT